Genomic segment of Arachis hypogaea cultivar Tifrunner chromosome 16, arahy.Tifrunner.gnm2.J5K5, whole genome shotgun sequence:
ATCCAACAAAATATATCTGATCCCATCAACCACTAAGAAATCTCATTAAGTAATCCATTTTCTGTATTCACAAGATCAGATCAGATTCCATAACTAACTCATATCATTTATAAAAATACCAAGAACCAAAATAGCACTACAACAATCGAAGTAAGATTCATTTCAAGCCTGTGTGCCAGCCATGGCTTTCATCTGAACAACACTTTGGTGGTTGGCATCTCCAGAGTTAGAATTCGTGGGCAATGCCTCATACGATCCAAGCCTCCTGGCGCCGACGCTCTTCGCAACGATCGCATAGGTTGCAAACACAACAACCACAACGACCACCACCTGAAGAAGAAACGCGAGGTCGAGAAGCGCCACAGCCCTGAGCTTCGACTCATCAAGATCACACTGCGTGGATCCCTCGACGCCATTAACGACATCAAGAAGCCGGTGGCAGCCTTCGGGGATGAAGGCATCGGCGTGGAGCGAAAGCCCCGTCTGGAACGTCCAGAGCCCTCGGAGAATGAGGGAGGCGGAGAGTGCGGCGTCCGCGGAGAAGAGCTTGGGCATGGCGGCGAGGATGAGGCAGAGGAATGAGATGATGGCGGAGAGGCGCGCGGAGACGAGGAGACAGTGGGCCTCTAAGGCGGAGGTTTGGAGCGCGGAGGCGGTGGAGGAGGCGTTGGAGTGGAGGGCGAAGAGGGCGGAAGAGAGGGCGAAGAGGAGAGAGTTGTCGAAGGAGAGGGAGTCGGAGAAGAGGATGAGGAgggagaggaggaggaagaggaagaggagggtgGCGAAGTGGAGGGAGGTGAGGCGGTGGACGGGGGTGTGGCCTTTGAGAAGGGGGTCAGGGTAGAAGGAGAGGATGAGTTGGTGGATGATGGAGAGGAAGAGGGAGAGGAGGGTGAGGTAGATGGGCACGTGGCGGAGCGTGGTGGTTGGGAATGGGAATGGGTGGAACAGTTTTGCTGCGTAGGTGTGTGGGAATTTCAGGTAGTTGCGTGTGGTGGAGATTAGGTTGTATAGTCCCAGTGATACTAGGGCTGACGACGACACCATGTGGTACAATACCGTCGTCATTTCAGGCTGCAGGGGACGGAGAGGGGGCAGGCAGGCTCACAAGTCAGAATTCAGAATTTCAGATCTTCATTCCCATTTTGACCCCTTCTTCTTTTGCACTGCTTTAGTGCTTTACACTTTAGACTCTCGGATCCAAATTGAGAAAACCTTTTACATGTTAGAACAAACAACTATTAGTGGTTGTTCGAGcgctattattttgttttaaaaaatttttttaatgaaaaattttttttttattttttagtatatttaataaatttttaatagtaaaaataaaaatattaaaaaaataaaaaatatttttttttgagaaattgtaatttatatatttttttaaaagatttttttttttaaaaaagatattttttatgtaataaataaataaaaaaatatttttatattgttatatctaaacataattaatagataaaaaaatctttttgcatgagatatctaaacataaaattacttttacttctctgtaagattttttaaaaaaagataactcaaaaaattttttttcttaaaaactcatTCAAACAAGCCCTTAATCTTTAAAAGGGTTAATTAAATTAGacatcttatttttataatttaattttaatacacttacaatataaaataattttaatctaattatataataacatattaataaaaataacctttttttatattaattttataaataatcatttaaaaaaaataaatataataaaataattatgtattttttatatttataatatattaaaattaaactcttacttttaataaatttatatttttaaaaattttaaaaattattttaacaaaaagaATTGATTCTTtcataatttgtaatttttatttttaaaattttataaaaaaaattaagaataataatttttgtttctattttcatccttttttttttataaaattttaaaaataaaaaacattaaaaataaaaacgtaAACGAATCCCACCATAATCTAGAAAACTTTTTAATACAATTGAAGATCTCGTCCTCTTTTCAAAGTCCGACTCTatttaaatgattattttttcattaaatatttttaatatttaataataataataataataataataataataataataataataataaaacaaaatattaatatgaatatataaagaatataaaaattcatatataattatttttatatataattgataagtaaaaattattaaatgtcaatttaattaaatatatcaaatcatctaattctcaattattaattttatataaaataattacaagTGAATTTTTATCATGAAAAAATATTgtacatcaattttttttaatacttacaataattttacatgtacatttaaattatatcaacaaaaattactattttttatattgattgtgtaaaattatcatttaaaaaaataaatatcattcaataatttttattgttaatatataaaaattaaactcataaaaaattattaaaaaacataaatttaaaatgTTTTACAATGACATTATGCTTTCTTTAAGGTGTAAATAGAGAGTTTTGCAAAATTGTCAAGGGCTAAGATGAGATTTTACTCTTTTTTCTAATAAGGTAATGTCCAAAATGATCCTTAAAATTTCCAGCGCGCTCCAATTTAATCCCTTTTATAAAATAACCAAATAAATCCCTCAATTTGCAAAACATGAATCTCCGTTGATCGTTTATCAACTAACGTTAAGAGTATGTTAACGTGTACTATTATCTGCTACCTTAGCCGCCTGACTATATTCTAAACAACGTTGTTCTATGGGTTATCAAATGGGAACCATTTATCTTCATCCCTATCTTTATGTCATATCCTCTATGTTTCTTTCAATCAGGACCATACCTGCatactctctttcttttttccaaTACAATCTCTTTCATTCTCAAATAAACCCTCCCTCTcgttaattttattattctttgcTACAGCTGTTTCTTTATTAGCACTACAGATGGATtcaaa
This window contains:
- the LOC112754952 gene encoding uncharacterized protein; amino-acid sequence: MTTVLYHMVSSSALVSLGLYNLISTTRNYLKFPHTYAAKLFHPFPFPTTTLRHVPIYLTLLSLFLSIIHQLILSFYPDPLLKGHTPVHRLTSLHFATLLFLFLLLSLLILFSDSLSFDNSLLFALSSALFALHSNASSTASALQTSALEAHCLLVSARLSAIISFLCLILAAMPKLFSADAALSASLILRGLWTFQTGLSLHADAFIPEGCHRLLDVVNGVEGSTQCDLDESKLRAVALLDLAFLLQVVVVVVVVFATYAIVAKSVGARRLGSYEALPTNSNSGDANHQSVVQMKAMAGTQA